The proteins below are encoded in one region of Bacteroides uniformis:
- a CDS encoding GNAT family N-acetyltransferase, producing the protein MIREKVKNLWKLCFNDSEEFTELYFRLRYNNDINIAIQSGEEVIAALQMLPYPMTFEGEDIHTAYISGACTHPDYRNRGVMHELLSQAFARMLHNNVALSTLIPAEPWLFDYYGRSGYAPVFRYAEETFIASGTPTADTGLTLEMSAEYTEKRYEYLDRKLRERPCCIQHTEEDFQVIIADLQLGQGFICTLSNGEEITALAITYPIGKANWRIGEIVSDTPATKTLLLQHICQSLNLPSIRVLTPPATGESQLLGMARIINAKTMLQLYATAHPELELSIHLTDEQVSANNGYYYLNNGKYMNSAKRLPGSHLALTIGELTEKIFATSSPYMSLMLN; encoded by the coding sequence ATGATACGGGAAAAGGTAAAGAACTTATGGAAGCTCTGTTTCAATGATAGCGAGGAATTTACTGAACTGTATTTTCGGCTCCGCTACAACAATGATATCAATATTGCCATCCAAAGCGGCGAAGAAGTGATTGCCGCCCTACAGATGTTGCCTTATCCTATGACGTTCGAAGGAGAAGATATTCATACGGCCTATATATCCGGCGCCTGCACACACCCTGATTACCGTAACCGGGGCGTAATGCACGAGCTGTTATCACAAGCCTTTGCACGGATGCTACACAATAATGTCGCCTTATCCACCCTGATACCGGCAGAACCGTGGCTGTTCGACTACTATGGCCGCAGCGGTTATGCCCCCGTATTCCGCTATGCCGAAGAGACCTTTATCGCTTCCGGTACACCGACAGCCGATACGGGCCTTACTTTGGAAATGTCTGCCGAATATACTGAAAAAAGATATGAATATCTCGACCGGAAATTGCGGGAGCGCCCTTGCTGCATCCAGCATACGGAAGAGGATTTTCAGGTTATCATTGCCGATTTACAACTGGGGCAGGGTTTCATTTGCACTTTGAGCAATGGGGAGGAAATCACGGCTTTGGCCATTACCTATCCGATAGGGAAAGCCAACTGGCGCATTGGAGAAATCGTGTCGGATACTCCCGCTACAAAAACTTTACTGCTTCAACATATCTGCCAAAGCTTGAATCTCCCGTCCATCCGGGTTCTCACTCCTCCCGCTACCGGTGAAAGCCAACTTTTGGGCATGGCACGCATCATCAATGCCAAAACCATGCTGCAACTCTATGCTACGGCCCATCCGGAACTGGAACTCAGCATTCATCTCACCGATGAGCAGGTCAGTGCCAATAACGGCTACTACTACCTGAACAATGGTAAATATATGAATAGTGCCAAGCGTCTGCCGGGCAGCCACTTGGCACTTACAATCGGTGAACTCACCGAAAAAATATTTGCAACATCAAGCCCATATATGAGCCTGATGTTGAACTAG
- a CDS encoding TldD/PmbA family protein translates to MITDDNKKLAQWAMEYALKNGCQAAKLVLYTNSNSSFELRDGKMDRLQQSTENGLGLNLYVDGRFGSFSTNRLDKKELETLITNGIESTRYLAVDESRMLADPARYYKGGKPDLQLFDKKLYEVNPDDKVAIARAAAEEVLGKDERIISVDSSYSDGEGSSYRLISNGFEGESKSTWFSVSASVSIKGEGEARPQDYWYDSALFYDKLTKTGIGAKALERVLRKLGQKKAKSGKYTMVVDPMNVGNLLSPMLSALYGSALQQKNSFLMDKLDTKVASDLFTLRDEPHAIGANGSRYFDNEGVATEPRTVFDKGVLKTYFIDTYNGKKMDIAPTISAPSRLILTLGDKDLNGLVADIKQGILVTGFNGGNSNSSTGDFSYGIEGFLIEDGKLTQPVNEMNVTGNMVTLWNSLVAVGNDPQPNRSWQIPSLVFEGVDFSGL, encoded by the coding sequence ATGATTACAGACGACAATAAGAAATTGGCACAATGGGCAATGGAATATGCCTTGAAGAACGGTTGCCAGGCAGCCAAACTGGTGCTATATACAAATTCTAATTCTTCTTTTGAACTGCGTGACGGCAAAATGGACCGTTTGCAGCAGTCTACGGAGAATGGTTTGGGATTGAATCTTTATGTGGACGGACGTTTCGGCTCTTTTTCCACCAATCGGCTGGATAAGAAAGAATTGGAAACTCTTATCACGAATGGTATAGAGTCTACCCGCTATCTGGCGGTGGATGAGTCGCGTATGCTGGCCGACCCTGCACGCTACTATAAAGGAGGCAAGCCTGACTTGCAGCTTTTTGACAAGAAACTCTATGAAGTCAACCCGGATGATAAAGTGGCGATTGCACGTGCTGCTGCAGAGGAGGTATTGGGCAAGGATGAGCGTATCATTTCGGTTGATTCTTCTTATAGTGATGGCGAGGGTTCTTCCTATCGTTTGATAAGCAACGGATTTGAAGGCGAGTCGAAGAGTACCTGGTTCTCTGTCTCAGCCAGTGTATCCATTAAGGGAGAAGGCGAAGCTCGCCCTCAGGATTACTGGTACGACTCGGCTCTGTTCTATGATAAATTGACGAAGACGGGAATCGGTGCCAAGGCATTGGAACGCGTATTGCGCAAGCTGGGACAGAAGAAAGCAAAGTCGGGTAAATATACAATGGTGGTTGACCCTATGAATGTGGGAAACCTGCTCAGTCCGATGCTAAGTGCATTGTATGGCAGTGCTTTGCAACAAAAGAACTCCTTCCTGATGGATAAGCTGGATACGAAAGTGGCTTCCGACCTCTTCACGTTGCGTGACGAGCCGCATGCTATCGGTGCAAACGGTTCACGCTATTTCGATAATGAGGGTGTGGCTACCGAACCCCGCACTGTTTTTGACAAAGGCGTGCTGAAAACTTATTTCATCGATACCTACAATGGTAAGAAGATGGATATAGCTCCTACTATCAGTGCACCTTCACGTCTAATTCTGACACTGGGCGATAAGGACCTGAACGGATTGGTTGCAGATATTAAACAAGGCATCTTGGTTACGGGCTTCAATGGCGGTAACAGCAATAGCAGTACCGGTGACTTCTCTTATGGTATAGAGGGTTTCCTTATTGAAGACGGCAAGCTGACACAGCCCGTCAACGAAATGAATGTGACGGGTAACATGGTTACTTTATGGAATTCCTTGGTTGCTGTGGGCAATGACCCTCAACCGAACCGTTCATGGCAGATTCCTTCGCTGGTATTTGAGGGAGTCGACTTCAGCGGATTATAA
- a CDS encoding TldD/PmbA family protein, with the protein MDRRNFLRTGSLAMLGSLAVPSLAMPASVRGALGGADNQSAVASAMVHFGVTEADLKKVMAAALEKGGDYADLYFEHTFNNSVVLMDGKVNNCGANIDFGMGVRVLAGDQTGYAYVEGVTMEEMLRAARTAARIASSGKAGKSVGLTEKTITKSRYAVTEPWEDVSVKAKIPYLEKLNEKIFSLDNRVRKVQASLSDSTSHVLFCNSEGVSYYDYRPMVSFMAVCIMEENGKMENGYAGRSYRKGFEFMTDDIVDIIAREAVDKTAILFKAVKPKGGEMPVVMGAGGSGILLHEAIGHAFEADFNRKRTSIFCDLLGKKVCDEHINVVDDGTIAFNRGAVNFDDEGVEGQKTYIVKEGILTSYLHDRISAKHYGVAPTGNGRRDTFRNTPIPRMRATYMEAGNMKEADIISTVKKGIYCDQFTNGQVQIGAGDFTFFVKSGYLIEDGKLTQPVKDINIIGNGPKALADITMVANNDKIDNGTWTCGKDGQSCPVTCGMPSALVSKLTVGGES; encoded by the coding sequence ATGGATAGACGAAATTTCTTACGGACGGGAAGTCTGGCGATGTTAGGTTCGCTGGCAGTACCCTCGTTGGCTATGCCTGCGTCAGTACGCGGAGCTTTAGGAGGAGCAGATAATCAGTCTGCCGTAGCTTCGGCAATGGTTCACTTCGGTGTGACGGAGGCTGACTTGAAGAAAGTGATGGCTGCCGCTCTGGAAAAAGGCGGCGATTATGCCGACCTTTATTTTGAACACACATTCAACAACAGTGTGGTTCTGATGGACGGCAAAGTAAACAACTGTGGAGCTAACATTGACTTCGGTATGGGCGTACGCGTATTGGCAGGCGACCAGACGGGGTATGCTTATGTGGAAGGGGTAACTATGGAAGAAATGCTGCGTGCTGCACGTACTGCTGCCCGTATCGCCTCTTCGGGCAAGGCCGGAAAATCTGTAGGACTGACGGAAAAGACAATTACCAAAAGCCGCTATGCCGTCACTGAACCTTGGGAGGACGTGAGTGTCAAGGCAAAAATACCTTATTTAGAAAAGCTGAACGAAAAGATTTTCTCTTTGGACAATCGTGTACGTAAGGTGCAGGCTTCTCTTTCTGACAGTACATCGCACGTGCTGTTCTGTAATTCCGAGGGCGTGAGCTACTACGACTACCGTCCGATGGTTTCTTTTATGGCAGTCTGCATCATGGAAGAGAATGGAAAGATGGAGAACGGTTATGCCGGTCGTTCTTACCGCAAGGGTTTTGAATTCATGACGGATGACATCGTGGATATTATTGCACGTGAGGCGGTGGATAAGACTGCTATCTTGTTCAAGGCTGTGAAACCCAAAGGTGGCGAAATGCCCGTCGTGATGGGGGCTGGCGGTTCGGGTATCTTGTTGCACGAAGCCATAGGACATGCTTTTGAGGCTGACTTCAACCGTAAACGTACTTCCATTTTCTGCGACCTTTTGGGAAAGAAGGTGTGCGATGAGCATATCAACGTGGTGGATGACGGTACCATCGCTTTCAATCGTGGAGCCGTGAATTTCGACGATGAGGGTGTGGAAGGCCAGAAAACCTATATCGTGAAGGAAGGTATCCTGACCAGTTATCTGCACGACCGCATCAGTGCCAAGCATTATGGGGTGGCTCCTACTGGAAACGGACGTCGCGATACTTTCCGTAATACTCCTATCCCCCGTATGCGTGCCACTTATATGGAAGCCGGCAATATGAAGGAAGCGGACATTATCTCCACCGTGAAGAAAGGTATCTATTGTGACCAGTTTACCAATGGCCAGGTGCAAATCGGTGCCGGAGACTTTACCTTCTTTGTGAAGTCGGGTTACTTGATTGAGGATGGCAAGTTGACGCAGCCCGTCAAGGATATAAATATCATCGGTAATGGTCCGAAAGCATTGGCTGACATCACGATGGTGGCAAATAACGATAAGATTGACAACGGTACTTGGACCTGTGGTAAAGACGGTCAGTCTTGTCCCGTTACCTGCGGTATGCCATCGGCACTAGTCAGCAAGCTGACTGTAGGAGGAGAAAGTTAA
- the cdaA gene encoding diadenylate cyclase CdaA yields MFFEFGIKDFIDILLVAFLLYYTYKLMKASGSINVFTGILVFILIWLVVSQVLEMKLLGSIFDKLVSVGVLALIILFQDEIRRFLLTLGSHQHASALVRFFTGNKKEKLEHDDIMPVVMACISMGKQKVGALIVIEHNLPLDDVVRTGEIINADINQRLIENIFFKNSPLHDGAMVISKKRIKAAGCILPVSHNLDIPKELGLRHRAAMGISQVSDAHAIIVSEETGGISVAYKGQFYLRLNAEELESLLTKES; encoded by the coding sequence GTGTTTTTTGAATTTGGAATAAAAGATTTTATAGATATTCTGTTAGTGGCTTTTTTGCTGTACTATACGTATAAGCTGATGAAAGCCTCCGGTTCTATAAATGTGTTTACGGGTATCCTGGTGTTTATCCTGATATGGCTGGTGGTATCGCAGGTGCTGGAGATGAAATTGCTCGGTTCCATCTTCGACAAGCTGGTCAGTGTGGGCGTGCTGGCGCTTATCATTTTGTTTCAGGACGAGATACGGCGCTTCTTGCTGACACTCGGCTCGCATCAGCATGCCAGTGCGCTGGTGCGCTTCTTCACCGGTAACAAGAAAGAGAAGCTGGAACATGACGACATCATGCCGGTGGTAATGGCATGTATCAGTATGGGGAAGCAGAAGGTTGGTGCCCTGATTGTCATTGAACATAATCTGCCTTTGGATGATGTGGTGCGTACGGGAGAGATTATCAATGCCGATATAAACCAGCGTCTGATTGAGAATATTTTCTTTAAGAACAGTCCGTTGCACGATGGAGCGATGGTTATCAGTAAGAAACGTATCAAAGCGGCGGGATGTATCCTGCCTGTTTCCCATAATCTGGACATTCCTAAGGAACTGGGGCTGAGGCATCGTGCTGCCATGGGGATTTCCCAGGTGTCTGATGCGCATGCCATCATTGTATCGGAGGAGACCGGAGGTATTTCAGTGGCTTACAAAGGACAATTCTATCTGCGTCTGAATGCAGAGGAATTGGAAAGTTTGTTAACAAAGGAAAGCTAA
- the folP gene encoding dihydropteroate synthase yields the protein MEITTARYINVNGSLLDLSQPRVMGILNVTPDSFYAGSRTQTEVEIARRVKQIVSEGAAIIDIGAYSSRPNADNVSAREEMERLRMGLKILFEIQPDAVVSVDTFRADVARMCVEEYGVAIINDIAAGEMDANMFHTVAALNVPYIMMHMQGTPQSMQQHPHYDNLLKEVFLYFARKVQQLRDLGVKDIILDPGFGFGKTMEHNYELLSHLEEFRIFELPLLVGVSRKSMIYRLLDITPQEALNGTTVLDTICLLKGADILRVHDVKEAVETVRIVQAMRNNS from the coding sequence ATGGAAATTACAACTGCCCGATATATAAATGTCAACGGTTCGCTGCTCGACCTCTCTCAACCCCGTGTCATGGGCATACTGAACGTTACTCCCGATTCCTTTTATGCCGGTAGCCGTACACAGACAGAGGTGGAAATAGCACGCCGGGTGAAACAGATAGTTTCGGAGGGAGCGGCCATTATTGACATAGGCGCTTACTCTTCCCGTCCCAATGCCGACAATGTCTCTGCCAGGGAAGAGATGGAACGGTTGCGTATGGGCCTGAAAATACTTTTTGAGATACAGCCGGATGCTGTGGTGTCGGTAGACACTTTTAGGGCGGATGTGGCAAGAATGTGTGTGGAAGAGTATGGTGTTGCCATCATCAATGATATTGCGGCCGGTGAGATGGATGCGAATATGTTCCATACCGTTGCGGCATTGAACGTACCTTATATTATGATGCACATGCAAGGCACTCCGCAAAGTATGCAGCAGCATCCTCATTACGACAATCTTCTGAAAGAGGTTTTCTTGTATTTTGCGCGCAAGGTGCAGCAATTACGTGACTTAGGTGTAAAAGACATCATTCTGGACCCCGGTTTCGGCTTTGGAAAGACAATGGAGCATAACTATGAATTGCTGTCCCATCTGGAAGAGTTCCGTATTTTTGAGTTGCCTTTGCTGGTAGGCGTTTCACGTAAATCGATGATATACCGCTTGTTGGACATTACTCCTCAGGAGGCGCTGAATGGTACTACGGTGCTCGATACCATCTGTTTGCTGAAAGGTGCTGACATTCTCCGCGTACACGACGTGAAAGAAGCCGTGGAAACCGTACGGATTGTGCAAGCCATGCGAAATAATTCCTAG
- a CDS encoding UDP-N-acetylmuramoyl-tripeptide--D-alanyl-D-alanine ligase, which translates to MDITAIHQIFLTCTSVTTDSRNCPQGSLFIALKGESFNGNAFAARALESGSAYAIVDEEAYAPAGDTRYIVVENSLKTLQQLANYHRRQMRTPIIGITGTNGKTTTKELMSTVLSQTHNVLYTLGNLNNHIGVPLTLLRLRPEHDLAVVEMGASHPGDIKELVEIAEPDYGIITNVGKAHLEGFGSFEGIIKTKGEMYDYLRTRKEATIFIHNDNPYLKKIAYGLHQIAYGSEDGLYINGHVTGNSPYLTFEWKTDNESKYHEVQTRLIGEYNFPNALAAVTIGHFFGVEPEKIDKALAGYTPQNNRSQLKKTADNTLIIDAYNANPTSMMASISNFRNMQAENKMLILGDMRELGKDSADEHQKIADYLEECGFKDVVLVGELFAATRHSYQSYPDVTALIAELQREKPCGKTILIKGSNGIKLSSVVEYL; encoded by the coding sequence ATGGATATAACAGCTATACATCAGATATTCCTAACATGCACCAGTGTCACTACTGACAGCCGTAACTGCCCCCAAGGCTCTTTATTCATTGCGCTGAAAGGCGAGTCATTCAACGGAAATGCCTTTGCCGCCCGAGCGCTGGAAAGCGGAAGTGCTTATGCCATAGTAGATGAAGAAGCCTATGCCCCCGCAGGCGATACACGATACATCGTGGTGGAAAACAGCTTGAAGACCTTGCAACAACTTGCCAATTACCACCGTCGGCAGATGCGTACACCCATCATCGGCATTACGGGTACAAACGGAAAGACTACTACCAAGGAACTGATGTCCACCGTACTTTCGCAAACTCACAACGTGCTCTATACCTTGGGAAATTTGAACAATCACATCGGTGTTCCCCTCACCTTGCTTCGCCTGCGCCCTGAACACGACCTTGCCGTGGTGGAAATGGGCGCCAGCCACCCGGGAGACATCAAGGAGCTGGTAGAGATAGCCGAACCTGACTACGGGATCATTACCAACGTAGGAAAAGCCCATCTGGAGGGATTCGGCTCTTTTGAAGGAATCATCAAGACCAAAGGAGAGATGTACGACTATCTGCGGACGCGGAAAGAAGCTACCATCTTTATCCATAACGACAACCCCTACTTGAAAAAGATAGCCTACGGACTCCACCAGATTGCCTACGGCAGTGAGGACGGGCTGTACATCAACGGACACGTCACCGGCAATTCTCCTTACCTCACCTTCGAGTGGAAAACGGACAACGAAAGCAAATATCACGAAGTACAAACCCGGCTTATCGGTGAATATAACTTCCCCAATGCTCTGGCAGCTGTCACCATCGGACATTTTTTTGGTGTGGAACCGGAGAAAATAGACAAGGCACTGGCCGGATATACCCCGCAAAACAACCGTTCACAACTGAAAAAAACAGCGGACAACACTCTGATTATCGATGCCTATAATGCCAATCCCACAAGCATGATGGCTTCCATTAGTAACTTCCGGAACATGCAGGCCGAAAACAAAATGTTGATATTGGGAGATATGCGGGAGTTGGGTAAAGACAGTGCCGACGAGCACCAGAAGATTGCAGACTATCTGGAAGAATGCGGATTCAAGGATGTAGTTCTTGTAGGGGAATTGTTTGCCGCCACACGCCACTCTTATCAGAGTTATCCCGATGTAACCGCACTCATCGCAGAGCTGCAAAGAGAGAAACCTTGCGGGAAAACAATTCTGATAAAAGGGTCGAACGGCATCAAGCTAAGTTCCGTAGTTGAATACTTATAA
- a CDS encoding VanZ family protein, producing the protein MLYYIKKYPVSLFIILTVIYLSFFKPPSTEISKIPNIDKVVHICMYFGMSGMLWLEFLRAHRRDNAPLWHAWAGAFVCPVLFSGMVELLQEYCTTYRGGDWLDFAANTTGAVLASMVGYFILRPRMK; encoded by the coding sequence ATGCTATATTATATTAAGAAATATCCGGTGTCGCTTTTTATTATTCTGACGGTGATTTATCTTTCATTCTTTAAACCGCCTTCTACAGAAATAAGCAAGATTCCCAATATAGACAAGGTGGTGCATATCTGTATGTATTTCGGCATGTCAGGAATGCTGTGGCTGGAGTTTCTTCGCGCTCACCGGAGAGACAACGCCCCTTTATGGCATGCATGGGCAGGGGCGTTTGTCTGTCCCGTTTTGTTCAGCGGAATGGTGGAGTTGCTGCAAGAATACTGCACGACATACCGTGGTGGAGACTGGCTGGATTTTGCGGCCAATACCACGGGAGCGGTGCTTGCATCAATGGTCGGCTATTTCATTTTAAGGCCAAGGATGAAATAG
- a CDS encoding sodium-dependent transporter — protein sequence MTKSDRANFGSKLGVILASAGSAVGLGNIWRFPFETGNHGGAAFIFVYLVCVLILGIPIMIAEFLIGRRSRANTARAYQKLAPGTHWRWVGRMGVLAGFLILGYYSVVAGWTLEFIGEAATNSFAGKSAADFIASFNSFVSNPWRPVIWLVLFLLATHLIIVKGVEKGIEKSAKIMMPMLFVLLIILAICSISLPGAGAGIEFLLKPDFSKVDGNVFLGAMGQAFFSLSLGMGCLCTYASYFRNDTNLPKTALNVAAIDTMVAILAGFIIFPAAFSVGIKPDAGPSLLFITLPNVFQQAFGNIPWLAILLSLMFYILLALAALTSTISLHEVVTAYLHEEFKFSRSKAARYVTAGCIFLGVFCSLSLGIGKSYTVFGLNLFDLFDFVTAKLMLPLGGFFISIFIGWYLDKKIVWEEVSNNGTLKVSVYKLLIFILKYIAPIGIALIFINELGFLK from the coding sequence ATGACAAAAAGTGACAGAGCCAACTTCGGAAGCAAATTAGGCGTCATACTTGCCTCGGCAGGCTCCGCAGTCGGTTTAGGCAATATCTGGCGTTTCCCGTTTGAGACCGGGAATCACGGAGGTGCGGCATTTATCTTTGTATACCTGGTTTGCGTGCTCATTCTCGGCATCCCCATCATGATTGCAGAATTCCTCATCGGCAGGCGCTCGCGTGCCAATACGGCAAGGGCTTATCAGAAATTGGCACCCGGCACGCATTGGCGCTGGGTAGGACGTATGGGCGTACTGGCCGGATTCCTTATTCTGGGATATTACTCCGTTGTGGCAGGATGGACGCTTGAGTTTATCGGCGAAGCGGCTACCAACAGTTTTGCCGGGAAGTCGGCAGCCGATTTCATCGCATCCTTCAACAGCTTTGTCAGCAACCCCTGGCGTCCGGTCATCTGGCTGGTGCTGTTCCTGCTGGCCACCCATCTCATCATTGTCAAAGGAGTGGAAAAAGGTATTGAAAAATCAGCCAAAATCATGATGCCAATGCTATTTGTCCTATTGATAATCCTTGCCATCTGCTCCATATCCCTGCCCGGAGCAGGAGCAGGCATTGAATTCCTGTTGAAACCGGACTTCAGCAAAGTGGACGGCAATGTGTTCCTTGGAGCCATGGGCCAGGCATTTTTCTCCTTGAGCTTGGGGATGGGATGTCTCTGTACATACGCTTCTTACTTCCGCAATGATACGAACCTGCCCAAAACGGCACTCAACGTGGCGGCTATCGACACCATGGTAGCCATTTTGGCAGGATTCATCATCTTCCCTGCCGCCTTCTCTGTAGGCATCAAACCGGATGCGGGTCCTAGTCTGCTATTCATCACCCTACCTAATGTCTTTCAGCAAGCGTTCGGCAATATTCCCTGGCTGGCGATACTGCTGTCTCTGATGTTCTATATCCTACTGGCATTGGCAGCACTTACTTCCACCATTTCCCTGCACGAAGTGGTAACTGCCTATCTACATGAAGAGTTCAAGTTCTCACGCAGCAAGGCAGCCAGATACGTGACAGCGGGCTGTATTTTCTTAGGAGTATTCTGCTCACTGTCTCTCGGTATCGGCAAAAGCTATACCGTATTCGGGCTAAACCTATTCGATTTGTTCGACTTTGTAACGGCCAAGCTAATGCTACCGTTAGGCGGTTTCTTCATTTCCATCTTCATAGGCTGGTATCTGGACAAGAAAATCGTATGGGAAGAAGTCAGCAACAATGGCACTCTGAAAGTATCCGTCTACAAGCTATTGATATTCATCCTGAAATATATTGCTCCGATAGGAATTGCACTGATTTTTATCAATGAACTGGGTTTTCTGAAATAG
- a CDS encoding helix-hairpin-helix domain-containing protein: MQNPFKEFLYFSRGERRGILVLITGIILVFLSGYIYIYQRENRPLSDEVIRRQATAMAEYESFIASIQEKEQKWDNRLKPSSQKQPTTVSLARFNPNIADSVIFCRLGLPGWMARNILRYRSKGGKFHKAEDFRKIYGMTEKQYQTLLPYIHITPEDTETRTVQLYSSPASNDSAVTFRIAPEKYPSGTLVDLNRADTTELKKIPGIGSGIARLIIGYRQRLGGFYNITQLQEIHLDTTQLQSWFSIDTRAIHLINLNRSSIERLRNHPYINFYQAKAFVEYRKKKGDLHSLKPFALYEEFSDTDLEKISHYVCFE; this comes from the coding sequence ATGCAGAACCCCTTTAAAGAATTCCTTTATTTCTCCCGGGGAGAAAGGCGCGGAATACTGGTTTTGATTACCGGCATTATTCTCGTCTTTCTCTCCGGGTATATTTATATATACCAAAGAGAGAACCGCCCCCTCTCCGATGAAGTAATCCGGCGGCAGGCCACTGCCATGGCAGAATACGAATCGTTCATCGCATCCATACAAGAAAAGGAACAAAAATGGGACAACAGACTTAAACCTTCCTCCCAAAAACAACCGACAACCGTCTCCTTGGCCCGTTTCAATCCCAATATCGCCGACTCCGTCATTTTTTGCCGACTGGGACTGCCCGGATGGATGGCGCGGAACATACTCCGCTACCGTAGTAAAGGAGGGAAGTTCCATAAGGCAGAAGATTTCCGGAAAATATATGGAATGACAGAAAAACAATATCAGACACTCTTACCCTATATCCACATCACTCCGGAAGACACAGAAACAAGAACCGTCCAGTTATACAGCTCTCCTGCAAGCAATGACAGCGCCGTTACTTTCCGAATTGCACCGGAAAAATATCCGTCTGGGACCCTTGTCGACCTGAACCGCGCCGACACCACAGAACTGAAGAAAATACCAGGCATCGGTAGTGGCATTGCCCGTCTAATCATCGGTTATCGGCAACGCTTGGGAGGATTCTACAACATCACGCAATTACAAGAAATCCATTTGGACACCACCCAATTGCAGTCCTGGTTTTCCATCGACACCCGGGCCATCCACCTCATCAACCTGAACCGTAGTAGCATAGAGAGGCTGCGCAACCATCCTTACATCAACTTCTACCAGGCAAAGGCCTTTGTAGAATACCGGAAGAAGAAAGGCGACCTTCATAGTCTGAAACCTTTTGCACTTTACGAGGAATTCTCCGATACCGATTTGGAGAAAATCAGTCACTACGTTTGTTTTGAATAA